From Suricata suricatta isolate VVHF042 chromosome 1, meerkat_22Aug2017_6uvM2_HiC, whole genome shotgun sequence, a single genomic window includes:
- the ACSL1 gene encoding long-chain-fatty-acid--CoA ligase 1 isoform X3 — MVTVPLYDTLGAEAITYIVNKAELSLVFVDKPEKANKLLEGVENKLTPSLKTIVVMDSYGIDLLERGKRCGVEITSLKAVEDLGRANRQKPKPPAPEDLAVICFTSGTTGNPKGALITHQNIVSDCSAFVKITENILDPSPDDTLISFLPLAHMFERVVECVMLCHGAKIGFFQGDIRLLMDDLKALQPTIFPVVPRLLNRMFDRIFGQANTTLKRWLLDFASKRKESELRSGIIRNNSLWDKLIFHKIQSSLGGKVRLMITGAAPVSATVLTFLRAALGCQFYEGYGQTECTAGCCLTMPGDWTAGHVGAPMPCNLIKLVDVEEMNYLAAKGEGEVCVKGPNIFKGYLKDPAKTAEAVDKDGWLHTGDIGKWLPNGTLKIIDRKKHIFKLAQGEYIAPEKIENIYLRSEPVAQVFVHGESLQAFLVAIVVPDVETLCPWAKKKGFEGSFEDLCTNKDVRKAILEDMVKLGKDAGLKPFEQVKGIALHPELFSVDNGLLTPTMKARRPELRNYFRSQIDELYSTIKV; from the exons ATGGTGACCGTCCCCCTCTATGATACACTCGGAGCCGAAGCAATCACCTACATAGTCAACAAAG CTGAACTCTCTCTGGTTTTTGTGGACAAGCCGGAGAAGGCTAACAAGCTATTAGAAGGTGTAGAAAATAAGTTAACACCAAGCCTTAAAACCATAGTCGTCATGGATTCCTACGGCATTGATCTGTTGGAACGAGGCAAGAGGTGCGGCGTGGAAATCACCAGTCTGAAGGCAGTGGAG GATCTGGGAAGAGCCAACAGACAGAAGCCTAAG CCACCAGCACCTGAAGATCTTGCAGTGATTTGTTTCACCAGTGGAACTACAG GCAACCCCAAAGGAGCCCTGATCACTCATCAGAATATAGTGAGTGATTGTTCAGCTTTTGTGAAAATAACAGAG AATATACTTGATCCTTCTCCAGATGATACTTTGATCTCTTTCTTGCCTCTCGCCCATATGTTTGAAAGAGTTGTAGAG TGTGTAATGCTGTGTCATGGAGCTAAAATAGGGTTTTTCCAAGGAGACATCAGGCTGCTTATGGATGACCTGAAGGCCCTGCAGCCCACGATCTTCCCTGTGGTGCCCAGACTGCTGAACCGGATGTTTGACCGA ATTTTCGGGCAGGCAAACACCACCCTGAAGCGATGGCTCCTGGACTTTGCCTCCAAGCGGAAAGAATCTGAGCTTCGCAGTGGCATCATTAGAAACAACAGCCTGTGGGATAAACTCATCTTCCACAAGATACAG TCGAGCCTGGGAGGAAAGGTCAGACTGATGATCACAGGAGCCGCGCCCGTGTCCGCCACCGTGCTGACGTTTCTGAGAGCAGCCCTCGGCTGTCAG TTTTATGAAGGCTATGGACAGACCGAATGCACTGCCGGGTGCTGCCTGACCATGCCTGGGGACTGGACAGCAG GCCACGTTGGTGCCCCAATGCCTTGCAATCTTATAAAACTTGTTGATGTAGAAGAAATGAACTACCTGGCTGCCAAGGGCGAGGGCGAG GTGTGTGTGAAAGGGCCAAATATATTTAAAGGCTACTTGAAGGACCCTGCAAAAACAGCGGAAGCTGTGGATAAAGATGGCTGGTTACACACGGGGGACATTGGAAAGTGGTTACCA AATGGCACCTTAAAGATTATCGACAGGAAAAAGCACATATTTAAACTGGCGCAGGGAGAGTACATAGCCCCCGAGAAGATTGAGAACATCTACCTGCGAAGCGAGCCTGTCGCCCAGGTGTTTGTGCACGGAGAAAGCTTGCAG GCATTTCTCGTAGCAATCGTGGTACCCGATGTTGAGACGTTATGTCCCTGGGCCAAAAAGAAAGGATTTGAAGGCTCCTTTGAGGACCTGTGCACGAACAAG GACGTCAGGAAAGCCATCCTAGAGGACATGGTGAAGCTCGGGAAGGACGCTGGCCTGAAGCCGTTTGAACAG GTAAAAGGCATTGCTCTCCACCCTGAACTATTTTCTGTCGACAATGGCCTTCTGACCCCAACAATGAAGGCCAGACGGCCAGAGCTTCGGAACTATTTCAGGTCACAGATAGATGAACTGTATTCCACCATCAAAGTTTAA